Proteins encoded together in one Kutzneria kofuensis window:
- a CDS encoding SIS domain-containing protein, whose amino-acid sequence MIDGYIAYTRARATQAADLAAAVDRLAGSVAELATGGRLSGPGPVFVGIGASLAAACAPVWALRSRGVHSWRLGAGDHPLPFPPSSHPVFGVSQSGRSAETLAVLETIPASKRYAVVNVVPSPIADLASALVDLGNIADSYASTIGFTATVAALGLIADAWHGGRIDDGWSRIGDVVAMVDRDLGPRIRALAPLFVSATSADFVGAGPFVGSAEAGALLFREVARIPSTGMSTRQYLHGAMESAGGGVHVLFGADRELAAAETLAGAGHPAILVTSEDVDAAPLVHPVRIPDLPPAQAAIAQIVVVQILVEAVAAVRGVAIEEFVFHNNDIKVPGL is encoded by the coding sequence ATGATCGACGGCTACATCGCCTACACGCGGGCCCGCGCCACCCAGGCGGCGGACCTCGCGGCGGCGGTCGACCGTCTGGCCGGCTCGGTGGCGGAGCTGGCGACTGGGGGTCGTCTTTCCGGTCCTGGACCGGTTTTCGTCGGCATCGGCGCGAGCCTCGCGGCCGCCTGCGCGCCGGTGTGGGCGCTGCGTTCGCGCGGCGTCCACTCGTGGCGGCTGGGGGCTGGCGACCACCCGCTGCCGTTCCCGCCGAGCAGCCATCCGGTGTTCGGGGTGTCGCAGAGCGGCCGCAGCGCGGAGACGCTGGCGGTGCTGGAGACCATTCCGGCATCGAAGCGGTATGCCGTGGTCAACGTGGTGCCGTCGCCGATCGCCGACCTGGCCTCGGCCCTGGTCGATCTGGGCAACATCGCCGACAGCTACGCGTCCACCATCGGCTTCACCGCCACCGTCGCGGCGCTCGGGCTGATCGCCGACGCCTGGCACGGCGGCCGAATCGACGACGGCTGGTCGCGCATCGGCGACGTGGTGGCCATGGTCGACCGCGACCTCGGGCCGCGGATCCGTGCGCTGGCGCCGCTTTTCGTGTCAGCGACATCCGCGGACTTCGTCGGGGCCGGGCCGTTCGTGGGCTCGGCGGAGGCCGGGGCTCTGCTGTTCCGCGAGGTGGCGCGGATCCCGTCCACCGGCATGAGCACCCGGCAGTACCTGCACGGCGCCATGGAGTCCGCGGGCGGCGGCGTGCACGTGCTGTTCGGCGCGGACCGGGAGCTCGCCGCGGCCGAGACGCTGGCCGGCGCCGGGCATCCGGCGATCCTCGTGACCAGCGAGGACGTCGACGCCGCTCCGCTGGTGCACCCCGTGCGCATCCCCGACCTGCCGCCCGCGCAGGCCGCGATCGCGCAGATCGTGGTGGTGCAGATCCTGGTCGAGGCCGTGGCCGCGGTGCGCGGCGTGGCCATCGAGGAATTCGTGTTCCACAACAACGACATCAAGGTGCCGGGGCTATGA